In the genome of bacterium, the window GATTTACTGTCACTGCCGAGATCGGCAATGAGTTGAGAAACCCGCGCTTTTAATTCGTCGTTACGGCCGCTGCTAAGAAAAATGGTTGAAATCTCAGAAACCGGAATCTTTAACGTTCCGTATTTTGTTACAAACGAAACATCACTAAAATCTGTTTCCCCGACAAATTTGCTTTGATCTTTAAGATGTACTTCGACTTGAACTTTCTTCTGAGCGGAAAGCGGCCACGTAAAGGTGGAGAAAATTAATAAGTACAATAATTTTTTTTGCATAAATCGACGCCTTAATTAAGGTATTGGCATTAAATTAATTTAAAGATTAACTTAGATAGCCTAAAAAAATTTCCAAATTAATTCCACTGCCCGAATTGGTAGTTCTCTAAAACGCTGCCAGTTCCCGCATCATTTTCAGCATTTTTTCTTTATTGGGAAGGAAGTGCGCTTCCAGCGGCGGGCTATATGGTACCGGCGTATCTAAAGCTGCCAAACGTTTGACCGGACCATCCAGATGTTCGAAAGCGTTTTCCGTAATGAAAGCAGCAATATCTCCGCCCACACCTCCGGTCAAAGTCGCCTCGTGCGCGACAATGGCTTTGTTAGTTTTTTTGACCGACTGCAAGATCAATTCTTTATCGTACGGCAAAATGCTGCGCAAGTCCAGCACTTCTACGCTCACACCGTCGTCTTTTTGAATTTGTTCTGCCGCCTCTAATGCCCAATGCACGGCCGAACTGTAGGCAATGACGGTAATGTCTTTTCCTTCACGCTTGATTTCGCCTTTGCCGATAGGAACGATATAGTCATCTTCCGGTACTTCGCCTTTGATGCGACGGTACAGATATTTGTGTTCAAAAAACAACACGGGATTATTATCACGAATTGCCGCTTTGATCAAGCCTTTGGCGTCATACGGCGTGGAAGGTGATACGATTTTGAGACCGGGAACATGAAAAAACCAGGCTTCAGGATTTTGCGAGTGAAAAGGACCGCCGTGAACGCCTCCGCCCGAAGGACACCGCACTACCATCGGCACGGCTTCGCCCCACCGGTAGTGTAACTTAGCGGCTTGATTCACCAACTGATTGAAGCCACAAGAGATGAAATCGGCAAATTGCATCTCTGCAACTGGTCTAAGTCCCATCAACGCCGATCCGACACATACACCGATAATGCCGGCTTCGGAGATCGGAGTGTCCATTACTCGATCACCGCCGAATTCATCAATAAAGCCTTTCGTTACTTTAAAAGCACCGCCGTAAACGCCGATGTCTTCTCCGATCAAGTAGACATTAGAATCGCGGAGCATTTCCTCGCGCAATCCCATCGAAATTGCTTCCAAATACGTAACCGTCGCCATTCCGTCCTCAGTTTGACGTTGATGTTAAGTCGTAGAAATGCTGTCCGAAGATTGTATGTTCCGGACAGCAAACAGGTAAGTTCGTTTTATTGTTCCAAAAGCAGCAGTTGATGTCCGTCCGGATCCACAATGGTCGCCACTTGGCCAAATTCCACGTCCGTCACATCCTGTGTGAATTTAACGTTTTTGGATTTCAAAGTGCCAACCGTTTTTTCCAGATCTTCTACTTCGAATTGAATCAGAACGCCGTTTTTCTTGTGGTCTTTAGGATGATCGCTTTTTTCTCCCCCTTTTTCAATCGTCAGGATGGCACCGTCAGTATTAAACTGAGCAAAGCCATCTTCCTGGTATGTAACTTCCAATCCTAAGCCGTCCCGGTAAAATGC includes:
- a CDS encoding alpha-ketoacid dehydrogenase subunit beta encodes the protein MATVTYLEAISMGLREEMLRDSNVYLIGEDIGVYGGAFKVTKGFIDEFGGDRVMDTPISEAGIIGVCVGSALMGLRPVAEMQFADFISCGFNQLVNQAAKLHYRWGEAVPMVVRCPSGGGVHGGPFHSQNPEAWFFHVPGLKIVSPSTPYDAKGLIKAAIRDNNPVLFFEHKYLYRRIKGEVPEDDYIVPIGKGEIKREGKDITVIAYSSAVHWALEAAEQIQKDDGVSVEVLDLRSILPYDKELILQSVKKTNKAIVAHEATLTGGVGGDIAAFITENAFEHLDGPVKRLAALDTPVPYSPPLEAHFLPNKEKMLKMMRELAAF
- a CDS encoding VOC family protein, with the translated sequence MAGMITNIKYVCVYVSDFDRSLAFYRDGLGLEVTYQEDGFAQFNTDGAILTIEKGGEKSDHPKDHKKNGVLIQFEVEDLEKTVGTLKSKNVKFTQDVTDVEFGQVATIVDPDGHQLLLLEQ